The Microbacterium sp. SORGH_AS_0862 genome has a segment encoding these proteins:
- the serA gene encoding phosphoglycerate dehydrogenase, which produces MTKPVVLIAEELSPATIDALGPDFDVRHVDGADRSALLPALADAHAVLVRSATRMDAEAIAAAPVLKVIARAGVGLDNVDIKAATTAGVMVVNAPTSNIISAAELTVGHILSLARRIPAAHASLSSGAWKRSSFTGTELFEKTVGIIGLGRIGALIAARLQAFDMRVVAYDPYVTSARAQQLGVELLTLDELLEQSDFITIHMPKTPETTGMISTEQLRRMKPTAFVVNVARGGLIDEAALADALISGEIAGAGLDVFSSEPPAADSDAARLLSLPNVVVTPHLGASTDEAQEKAGVSVAKSVRLALSGELVPDAVNVAGGVIDPYVRPGIALVEKLGQIFSALAVSPVTSIDVEVHGELKDYDVSVLKLAALKGVFTNIVSESVSYVNAPLLADQRGIEVRLIVDGVSEEYRNVITVAGALSDGSQLSVSGTLTGTKQIEKIVAINGHALELPIEKHHIVMQYTDRPGIVAVYGQRFGEAGINIAGMQIARRAAGGQALSVLTVDSPVPDELLAEVGSAIEADLFRQIEITES; this is translated from the coding sequence GTGACCAAGCCCGTCGTCCTCATCGCTGAAGAGCTCTCTCCCGCCACGATCGACGCCCTCGGGCCCGATTTCGACGTGCGCCACGTCGACGGAGCGGATCGCTCCGCACTGCTGCCCGCCCTCGCGGACGCGCACGCGGTGCTCGTGCGGTCGGCGACGCGGATGGATGCGGAGGCCATCGCCGCCGCGCCTGTGCTCAAGGTCATCGCCCGCGCCGGCGTCGGACTCGACAACGTCGACATCAAGGCCGCGACGACCGCCGGCGTCATGGTCGTCAACGCCCCGACCTCGAACATCATCTCTGCGGCGGAGCTCACCGTCGGCCACATCCTGAGCCTCGCGCGCCGCATCCCGGCCGCGCACGCATCCCTCTCTTCCGGTGCATGGAAGCGCAGCTCGTTCACCGGCACCGAGCTCTTCGAGAAGACCGTGGGCATCATCGGCCTCGGCCGCATCGGCGCGCTCATCGCCGCCCGGCTGCAGGCCTTCGACATGCGTGTCGTCGCCTACGACCCCTACGTCACAAGCGCCCGCGCCCAGCAGCTGGGCGTCGAGCTCCTCACTCTCGACGAGCTGCTCGAGCAGAGCGACTTCATCACCATCCACATGCCCAAGACGCCCGAGACGACGGGCATGATCAGCACCGAGCAGCTGCGCCGCATGAAGCCGACCGCCTTCGTGGTCAACGTCGCCCGCGGCGGGCTGATCGACGAGGCAGCTCTCGCCGACGCCCTGATCTCGGGCGAGATCGCCGGCGCGGGTCTCGACGTGTTCTCGAGCGAGCCGCCCGCCGCCGACAGCGACGCCGCCCGACTGCTGTCGCTGCCGAACGTGGTCGTCACCCCGCACCTCGGCGCATCGACCGACGAAGCGCAGGAGAAGGCCGGCGTCTCGGTCGCCAAGTCCGTGCGCCTGGCGCTGTCGGGTGAGCTCGTCCCGGATGCGGTCAACGTCGCCGGTGGCGTCATCGACCCCTACGTCCGCCCGGGCATCGCGCTCGTCGAGAAGCTCGGCCAGATCTTCTCCGCCCTCGCCGTCTCGCCCGTCACGAGCATCGACGTCGAGGTGCACGGCGAGCTCAAGGACTACGACGTCAGTGTGCTGAAGCTCGCAGCCCTCAAGGGGGTGTTCACGAACATCGTCAGCGAGTCGGTGTCCTACGTGAACGCGCCGCTGCTCGCCGACCAGCGCGGCATCGAGGTGCGGCTGATCGTCGACGGCGTGAGCGAGGAGTACCGCAACGTCATCACCGTCGCGGGCGCCCTGTCCGACGGTTCCCAGCTCTCCGTATCGGGCACGCTGACCGGTACGAAGCAGATCGAGAAGATCGTCGCCATCAACGGTCACGCTCTCGAGCTTCCGATCGAGAAGCACCACATCGTGATGCAGTACACCGACCGTCCCGGAATCGTCGCCGTCTACGGCCAGCGGTTCGGGGAGGCCGGCATCAACATCGCCGGGATGCAGATCGCCCGCCGTGCGGCAGGGGGACAGGCCCTCTCGGTACTGACGGTCGACTCGCCCGTGCCCGACGAGCTGCTCGCCGAGGTCGGCTCCGCCATCGAGGCCGACCTGTTCCGCCAGATCGAGATCACCGAGTCCTGA
- a CDS encoding TetR/AcrR family transcriptional regulator yields MSRPPRARELVLDAFERLLVTEGERAATMDATARAAGVSKGGLLYHFGSKDALETGLLERLHVLVEEDLDRMSASAEGPVAYFVRTSAMSDDALDRALVAVSRLAQGGHAPAGAALRTIRDRWADALRSHVASEAALDLVMLVSDGLYFNNALEGDGVAGPTPTGAAMDALIEIVTRAARG; encoded by the coding sequence ATGAGTCGCCCCCCGCGCGCCCGTGAGCTGGTGCTCGACGCCTTCGAGAGACTTCTCGTCACCGAGGGCGAGCGCGCGGCGACGATGGATGCCACGGCCCGGGCTGCCGGGGTTTCGAAGGGCGGTCTGCTGTACCACTTCGGGTCGAAGGACGCCCTGGAGACCGGTCTGCTCGAACGTCTCCACGTGCTGGTCGAAGAGGACCTGGATCGCATGTCGGCGTCGGCGGAAGGCCCCGTCGCCTACTTCGTGCGCACGTCCGCGATGAGCGATGACGCGCTGGATCGGGCCCTGGTCGCCGTCTCACGGCTCGCCCAGGGCGGGCACGCCCCCGCGGGCGCCGCCCTGCGCACCATCCGCGACCGCTGGGCCGATGCGCTGCGGTCGCACGTGGCGAGCGAGGCGGCCCTGGACCTCGTGATGCTCGTGAGCGACGGCCTGTACTTCAACAACGCCCTCGAGGGCGACGGCGTCGCCGGCCCCACCCCGACCGGCGCGGCGATGGACGCCCTTATCGAGATCGTCACCCGCGCAGCCCGCGGCTGA
- a CDS encoding DNA polymerase III subunit gamma/tau, producing MVSRDDDALSWDGDDDPTLAPQVAPRRAPSVPETAPKDAPASRASVETDAAPASVSDDAESAPMSNAALVTLGVFGGIYLLLAVGWFIGGSRLQFVAQLFINPAAHIAAWILAIAAPAVWFTTTMVLTRSRPMWLRIVALVVGAVVLLPWPFLMTGVGA from the coding sequence ATGGTTTCGCGCGACGACGACGCTCTCAGCTGGGACGGTGACGACGACCCGACGCTCGCCCCGCAGGTGGCGCCCCGCCGGGCCCCGTCCGTCCCGGAGACGGCGCCGAAAGATGCTCCCGCGAGCCGGGCGAGCGTGGAGACGGATGCGGCACCCGCATCCGTCTCCGACGACGCCGAGTCCGCGCCGATGAGCAATGCCGCGCTCGTGACGCTCGGCGTGTTCGGCGGGATCTATCTGCTGCTCGCCGTCGGGTGGTTCATCGGCGGGTCGCGCCTGCAGTTCGTCGCGCAGCTGTTCATCAATCCCGCAGCTCACATCGCGGCGTGGATCCTGGCGATCGCGGCCCCCGCGGTCTGGTTCACGACCACGATGGTGCTGACCCGCTCCCGGCCCATGTGGCTGCGGATCGTGGCGCTGGTCGTCGGCGCGGTGGTGCTGCTGCCCTGGCCGTTCCTCATGACGGGAGTCGGAGCATGA
- a CDS encoding bacitracin resistance protein, whose translation MSATTPARRVALPVWLIVTIAGFAALFFAFALWTALGFLFQQAGGDAGLTGYGWFVLLLPVLFPILVFAGCFALGWRRKAGPFALVLLLGLCLVTVFWLDIFAYASVTPALYNA comes from the coding sequence ATGAGCGCCACGACGCCCGCGCGCCGCGTCGCGTTGCCGGTCTGGCTGATCGTCACGATCGCCGGCTTCGCCGCCCTCTTCTTCGCGTTCGCGCTCTGGACGGCGCTCGGATTCCTGTTCCAGCAGGCCGGGGGAGACGCCGGCCTGACCGGGTACGGCTGGTTCGTGCTGCTGCTGCCCGTGCTGTTCCCGATCCTCGTGTTCGCCGGCTGCTTCGCCCTCGGCTGGCGGCGCAAGGCGGGGCCCTTCGCGCTTGTGCTCCTGCTCGGCCTGTGCCTGGTCACCGTCTTCTGGCTCGACATCTTCGCCTACGCGTCGGTCACCCCCGCGCTCTACAACGCCTGA